One Aegilops tauschii subsp. strangulata cultivar AL8/78 chromosome 7, Aet v6.0, whole genome shotgun sequence genomic window carries:
- the LOC141027259 gene encoding uncharacterized protein yields the protein MADETLLKLLFETPSGFAILGIDGGFLFEEKPLEIIWTKFANKTTVDLVACECEFQKFENKSDAINPSSGIDGRLATMIKKWWFGEKLLVGKLEHKYIIEKELNIVCRYDELVLEVMWGMKNLLHIIVPEEELELSGEDSKHRSKGLQIFLQNLNFVIKPGLVNGQITETACYVYHCLEHNKEILRCMRVTGVLEMH from the exons ATGGCGGATGAAACTCTTCTGAAGCTGCTCTTTGAGACACCTTCTGGTTTTGCAATCTTGGGCATTGATGGGGGTTTTCTCTTCGAAGAAAAACCGCTTGAG ATCATCTGGACTAAATTTGCCAACAAAACCACGGTTGACCTG GTGGCCTGTGAATGTGAATTCCAGAAGTTCGAGAACAAGTCAGATGCCATTAATCCTAGTTCTGGTATAGATGGACGCCTTGCTACAATGATTAAGAAATGGTGGTTTGGAGAGAAACTTCTTGTTGGAAAGCTTGAGCATAAATACATTATTGAAAAAGAACTG AATATTGTCTGCCGCTATGATGAACTTGTCTTGGAAGTGATGTGGGGCATGAAAAACCTGTTACATATCATAGTTCCTGAAGAGGAATTAGAGCTGAGTGGTGAGGACAGCAAGCATAGGAGCAAAGGATTACAAATATTCCTGCAAAATCTTAACTTCGTCATCAAACCTGGTCTA GTTAATGGACAAATTACAGAAACAGCATGCTACGTGTATCACTGTCTAGAACATAACAAGGAGATTCTTCGGTGCATGCGTGTGACTGGTGTTCTTGAGATGCATTGA